One genomic window of Amphiura filiformis chromosome 3, Afil_fr2py, whole genome shotgun sequence includes the following:
- the LOC140148713 gene encoding collagen triple helix repeat-containing protein 1-like: MTESWICFFLVCLNLLSWTKPFVLSQEGVPETRVFTKEVTADKCTSGVPGPPGRPGPPGPRGDAGSTVDATPNWNSCQWNHLNNGNDVAQVVTCSITKTYSDTYLYVGISSDMRFHGGSSGCCRWYFTFNGAECSNPVKIEAVVYANGYATVNLHRPRMLIGYCKGISAGSITVGWHVGQCSGYGTYDCYSGWNSATNMWIEEVTPSPYD, from the exons ATGACCGAATCATGGATCTGTTTTTTTCTTGTATGTTTGAATCTTCTTTCCTGGACTAAGCCATTCGTTTTGAGCCAAGAAGGCGTTCCAGAAACCAGAGTCTTTACAAAAGAAGTTACTGCCGAT AAATGCACTTCAGGCGTACCAGGCCCACCAGGTCGTCCAGGCCCTCCAGGGCCCCGTGGCGATGCAGGCTCTACAGTAGATGCCACGCCAAACTGGAACTCATGCCAGTGGAATCATTTAAATAATGGCAATGATGTCGCACAGGTTGTG ACGTGTTCTATCACCAAAACATATTCCGACACCTATCtatatgttggcatttctagcgACATGCGGTTTCATGGCGGAAGCAGTGGATGTTGCCGATGGTACTTCACATTTAACGGTGCCGAGTGTTCGAATCCTGTGAAAATTGAAGCTGTGGTGTATGCGAATGGCTACGCAACTGTGAATTTGCACCGACCAAGGATGCTAATag GTTATTGCAAAGGCATCAGCGCTGGTAGTATCACCGTTGGTTGGCACGTCGGTCAATGTTCGGGATACGGCACGTATGACTGTTACTCTGGCTGGAATTCTGCAACCAATATGTGGATAGAAGAAGTTACACCATCTCCATACGATTAG